The proteins below are encoded in one region of Candidatus Cloacimonadota bacterium:
- a CDS encoding ATP-dependent Clp protease proteolytic subunit, protein MNKFWQIRNVNEDEAEIILYGEIYSDNGLWLDEEGNITTPRQFYDDLKALGDIKRITVRINSIGGDIFAAQAIYTQLKSHKAKIIAVIDGIAASAASVVAMAG, encoded by the coding sequence GTGAATAAATTCTGGCAAATAAGGAATGTGAACGAAGATGAAGCAGAAATTATCCTGTATGGAGAAATATATTCTGATAACGGGCTTTGGCTGGATGAAGAAGGCAATATAACGACTCCTCGTCAGTTTTACGACGATCTGAAGGCATTAGGTGACATAAAGAGGATAACAGTTAGAATCAATTCAATAGGTGGAGATATATTTGCCGCGCAGGCTATTTATACCCAACTTAAGTCACACAAGGCCAAAATAATAGCTGTCATTGACGGTATAGCAGCCAGCGCAGCAAGCGTGGTGGCTATGGCTGG
- a CDS encoding phage portal protein, whose product MMGIIDKLLSVISPVHAAKREIARQTLSTIKNAGYSTSGASTYKRSMKGWQAWSSSPQADIDMNLDTLRQRSRDLFMSSGLARSAINTSRTNVIGAGLKLKARIDYEVLGISIDEADKWEKKTEREFALWADGLFCDATRMNNFYEIQSLIFMSSLLNGDGWALLKFEDPTPYFPYSLRIHTIEGDRISTPMFNTNAVSYTYGPIGFSSETGNRIINGVEIDKAGKVVAYWVSNAYLNDPANPMATWEWTRIEAFGKRTGIPNILQVMVPERCEQYRGVPFLSPIIEELKQIKRYTEAELMAAIVMGFFTIFIKEGGGAIGDFPLAEAVGAKEKISIDPADFELGAGTINTLPPGYDIAAADPKRPSSNFESFTTALAKHVGAALEIPYELLLKNFTASYSASRAALLEAWKAFRMRRTWFANDFCQPIYEVWLREAVSIGRIDAPGFFSDPIITKAWARAEWHGPAPGQVDPVKEVQAAQMRVQNGFSTRERESIELIGSDFDRNIDQLQREIERMKAAGVPTQPQ is encoded by the coding sequence ATGATGGGCATAATCGATAAGTTGCTATCAGTTATAAGCCCTGTTCATGCGGCCAAGCGGGAAATAGCAAGACAGACACTTTCGACAATAAAGAATGCAGGATATTCCACCTCAGGCGCATCAACGTACAAACGCTCGATGAAGGGATGGCAAGCATGGTCAAGCAGCCCGCAAGCTGACATAGATATGAATCTTGATACATTGCGCCAGCGATCTAGAGATCTTTTTATGAGTAGCGGGCTGGCAAGATCGGCTATAAACACGTCAAGGACGAACGTAATAGGAGCTGGATTGAAGCTGAAAGCACGCATTGACTACGAGGTGCTTGGCATATCCATCGACGAAGCAGATAAATGGGAGAAAAAAACAGAACGAGAGTTTGCATTGTGGGCAGACGGATTATTTTGCGATGCCACGCGCATGAATAATTTCTATGAAATTCAGTCGCTTATATTTATGTCTTCATTGTTGAATGGTGATGGTTGGGCGTTACTCAAATTTGAAGACCCAACACCATATTTCCCGTATTCTTTGCGTATCCATACAATCGAGGGCGATAGGATCAGCACACCAATGTTTAACACAAATGCGGTGTCGTATACATACGGTCCTATCGGTTTTAGCTCAGAAACGGGCAACAGGATTATTAACGGCGTAGAGATAGATAAAGCTGGGAAAGTCGTGGCGTATTGGGTTTCAAATGCCTATCTGAATGACCCGGCAAACCCGATGGCCACGTGGGAATGGACTCGCATTGAGGCTTTTGGGAAAAGGACAGGCATTCCAAATATTCTTCAAGTGATGGTGCCGGAAAGATGTGAGCAATATCGTGGAGTGCCTTTCCTTTCTCCCATTATAGAGGAATTGAAGCAAATAAAACGATATACGGAAGCGGAACTTATGGCCGCAATCGTAATGGGGTTTTTTACAATTTTTATTAAAGAGGGAGGTGGGGCCATAGGAGATTTTCCACTTGCCGAGGCCGTGGGGGCGAAGGAAAAGATCAGCATTGACCCTGCAGATTTCGAACTCGGCGCAGGGACGATCAACACTCTGCCCCCCGGCTATGACATCGCTGCTGCAGATCCTAAAAGACCATCTTCTAATTTTGAGTCTTTTACAACGGCACTTGCCAAACATGTTGGTGCTGCGCTTGAAATACCGTACGAGCTCCTATTAAAAAACTTTACAGCGAGTTATTCCGCAAGCAGGGCAGCGCTTCTTGAGGCTTGGAAGGCTTTCAGGATGCGTCGGACCTGGTTTGCCAATGACTTCTGTCAGCCAATTTATGAAGTATGGCTTAGAGAAGCGGTATCTATAGGACGCATCGATGCTCCTGGGTTCTTTAGTGATCCGATCATAACGAAAGCGTGGGCAAGAGCCGAATGGCATGGACCTGCACCTGGGCAGGTAGACCCGGTCAAAGAAGTCCAAGCGGCTCAAATGCGCGTGCAAAACGGCTTTTCCACAAGGGAAAGGGAATCGATTGAGCTCATTGGCAGCGACTTTGATAGAAATATAGATCAATTACAGCGGGAAATTGAACGCATGAAGGCTGCTGGTGTTCCTACACAGCCACAGTAG
- a CDS encoding DUF6148 family protein — MGDTLERLKARLELYYEAEAAVLSGQSYRIGTRTLQRADLAQIRQAIKELEAQIEIVERNAGRSAKRIVLRDI, encoded by the coding sequence ATGGGTGACACATTGGAAAGATTAAAGGCAAGGCTAGAGCTTTACTATGAAGCCGAGGCTGCGGTTTTGTCGGGTCAATCATACAGGATCGGCACAAGGACGCTGCAGCGAGCAGATCTAGCGCAGATAAGGCAAGCAATCAAGGAGCTTGAAGCTCAAATAGAAATAGTTGAGCGTAATGCCGGAAGAAGCGCCAAAAGAATAGTATTGAGGGATATATGA